In Cyanobium sp. Tous-M-B4, a single genomic region encodes these proteins:
- a CDS encoding NAD(P) transhydrogenase subunit alpha has product MSALTQALWVLLLGSLLGLELIGKVPPTLHTPLMSGANAISGITVLASLTLIAQANDQLPLLVLGSLSLGFALFNVVGGFLVTDRMLAMFSRKSPRTGGTR; this is encoded by the coding sequence ATGAGTGCCTTGACCCAAGCCCTCTGGGTGCTCCTGCTGGGCAGCCTGTTGGGACTCGAATTGATCGGCAAGGTGCCTCCCACCCTGCACACCCCGCTGATGAGTGGTGCCAATGCGATCAGCGGCATCACCGTGCTGGCTTCGCTCACCCTGATCGCCCAGGCCAATGACCAGTTGCCCCTGCTGGTGCTCGGCTCGCTTTCCCTGGGCTTTGCCCTGTTCAACGTCGTTGGCGGCTTCCTGGTCACCGACCGCATGCTCGCCATGTTTTCGCGCAAATCACCCCGCACCGGAGGGACCCGCTGA
- a CDS encoding NAD(P) transhydrogenase subunit alpha, giving the protein MAEVLILRERTPGECRVAATPETVRRLLARGLTLQVEQSAGLAAGYADHEFEAAGARLVAPGPELGAGVDAVLCVNPPAAEVLDQLRPGALLAGLLAPYGANSLVEQLQARRVSALALELLPRISRAQSMDVLSSQANIAGYKAVLLASAALDRYVPMLMTAAGTIQPARALILGAGVAGLQALATARRLGAVVYVSDVRPAAKEQVESLGGRFLSPPEQEERPAEAGGYAKAASEAFLAAQRQQLADQLALADMVICTAQVPGRRAPLLISDEMLAGMRPGSVVVDLAVAQGGNCAGTVCGQTVERHGVRLIGGDGLPSSVANHASALYARNLAALVEHVLGDEGFQLDQEDPIVAGCLFTHDGSCRFPDLVSGAN; this is encoded by the coding sequence TTGGCTGAAGTACTGATCCTGCGGGAACGCACCCCGGGGGAGTGTCGCGTTGCTGCAACTCCTGAAACCGTTCGCCGGCTGCTGGCCCGAGGGCTGACGCTGCAGGTTGAGCAAAGCGCTGGCTTGGCGGCTGGCTATGCCGACCATGAATTTGAAGCGGCTGGGGCCCGCCTTGTTGCCCCAGGCCCCGAGCTCGGCGCTGGCGTCGATGCGGTGCTTTGCGTCAATCCACCAGCTGCCGAGGTGCTGGATCAGCTGCGGCCTGGAGCCCTGCTGGCGGGTCTGCTCGCCCCTTATGGCGCCAACTCCCTAGTGGAGCAGCTTCAGGCCCGGCGGGTGTCGGCCTTGGCCTTGGAGCTGCTGCCCCGGATCAGCCGGGCCCAGAGCATGGATGTGCTTTCGTCTCAGGCCAACATCGCCGGTTACAAGGCGGTGCTGCTGGCGTCTGCAGCCCTAGATCGCTACGTGCCGATGTTGATGACAGCAGCGGGCACAATTCAGCCGGCGCGGGCCCTGATCCTGGGCGCAGGGGTGGCTGGGCTGCAGGCTTTGGCAACGGCCCGGCGTCTTGGCGCGGTGGTTTACGTGAGTGATGTGCGGCCTGCGGCGAAGGAGCAGGTCGAATCGCTGGGGGGGAGGTTCCTTTCTCCACCCGAGCAGGAGGAGCGCCCCGCCGAAGCCGGCGGCTACGCCAAGGCGGCTAGCGAAGCCTTCCTGGCTGCCCAGCGCCAGCAATTGGCCGATCAGCTGGCCCTGGCCGACATGGTGATCTGCACCGCCCAGGTGCCGGGCCGGCGAGCGCCCCTGCTGATCTCCGACGAGATGCTGGCGGGCATGCGCCCCGGCTCAGTAGTTGTGGATTTGGCCGTGGCCCAGGGCGGCAATTGCGCCGGCACGGTCTGCGGTCAAACCGTGGAGCGCCACGGCGTGCGGCTGATTGGTGGCGATGGCCTGCCCAGCTCCGTTGCCAACCACGCCAGCGCCCTCTACGCCCGCAACCTGGCGGCCCTAGTGGAGCACGTGCTGGGCGATGAGGGTTTCCAGCTCGATCAGGAGGACCCGATCGTGGCCGGCTGCCTGTTCACTCACGACGGTTCCTGCCGTTTTCCTGACCTCGTTTCCGGAGCTAACTGA
- a CDS encoding DEAD/DEAH box helicase gives MGFPSFDLGIPPPTTTAVRPRQWQSRLIQLLRARLLNHQPGGHDVLIHAGPGAGKTLGALLSFIALQREGRLDRFLIFCHRSSIAHQWLGAAERLNLRLLEWDPGQGLLALEANSNWDGLLLSYQCTARHRLALEAALPRIALGKWLAIADEVHHLGLDPDEPETAAWGFAFSQLTAPAKLRLGLTGTPFRADNLAFCAARRVKVREGDQVIERIAPDLSVEPRQLILAGDVRPLEFRFQDGWVEHGRPQASADTETSPLSAEARESWRARNLRRAIQLGDASSIALRLLLKARQRLERVRAHHPEAGGLVIARDIAHARRITGLLEEEGDRVHLVHSQDPEASARLAAFQAGEADWLVSIDMCAEGFDAPRLRVVAYLTTVVTRSRFVQAITRAVRMDGQRAALETVPRQPSYVFAPADPLLMSYARSWSLSEPYLIKPKQVAREPDSLGSGQGGSIPLQAVEARIGAVISVGPELPSFLQRTA, from the coding sequence ATGGGATTTCCTTCCTTCGACCTGGGCATCCCGCCGCCCACAACAACCGCAGTGCGGCCCAGGCAGTGGCAGAGCCGCCTGATCCAGCTGCTGCGGGCCCGCCTGCTCAACCACCAGCCTGGCGGCCATGACGTGCTGATCCATGCAGGACCGGGTGCGGGCAAAACCTTGGGCGCCCTGCTCAGCTTCATCGCCCTGCAGCGGGAGGGGAGGCTCGATCGCTTTTTGATCTTCTGCCACCGGAGCTCAATCGCCCATCAGTGGCTGGGAGCTGCGGAGCGCCTCAATCTGCGCCTGCTGGAGTGGGACCCGGGGCAGGGGCTATTAGCCCTCGAAGCAAATTCAAACTGGGATGGCCTGCTACTCAGCTATCAGTGCACGGCCCGGCACCGCCTTGCGCTCGAGGCAGCCCTACCCCGCATAGCCCTGGGGAAATGGCTGGCCATTGCCGATGAAGTGCACCACTTGGGCTTGGATCCGGATGAACCAGAGACAGCAGCCTGGGGTTTCGCCTTCAGCCAGCTCACCGCTCCAGCCAAGCTGCGACTCGGCCTCACCGGCACCCCTTTCCGCGCCGACAACCTGGCCTTCTGCGCCGCCCGACGGGTAAAAGTGCGCGAGGGGGATCAGGTGATCGAACGCATCGCCCCCGATTTGAGCGTGGAACCCCGCCAGCTGATCTTGGCCGGAGATGTGCGCCCCCTGGAATTTCGCTTCCAGGACGGCTGGGTCGAACACGGCAGGCCCCAGGCCTCCGCCGACACCGAAACCTCGCCCCTTTCAGCTGAAGCGCGGGAGAGCTGGCGAGCCCGCAACTTGCGCCGTGCCATCCAACTCGGAGATGCCAGCAGCATCGCCCTGCGGCTACTGCTCAAGGCCCGTCAAAGGCTGGAGCGGGTGCGGGCCCACCACCCCGAGGCGGGCGGGCTGGTGATCGCCCGCGACATCGCCCACGCCAGGCGCATCACCGGGCTGCTGGAGGAGGAGGGCGACCGGGTGCACCTGGTCCATTCCCAGGACCCCGAGGCCAGCGCCCGCCTGGCCGCCTTCCAGGCCGGCGAGGCGGACTGGCTAGTAAGCATTGATATGTGCGCCGAGGGCTTTGATGCCCCAAGACTGCGGGTAGTTGCTTACCTCACCACGGTGGTGACTCGCAGCCGCTTTGTACAGGCCATCACCAGGGCTGTGCGCATGGATGGCCAACGCGCCGCCCTGGAGACCGTGCCGCGGCAGCCGTCCTATGTGTTCGCGCCAGCCGACCCATTGCTGATGAGCTACGCCCGCAGCTGGTCCCTCAGCGAGCCCTACCTGATCAAGCCGAAGCAAGTAGCTAGAGAGCCGGACTCACTCGGCAGTGGCCAGGGAGGTTCCATACCCCTACAAGCTGTAGAAGCAAGAATCGGTGCGGTGATCAGCGTGGGGCCGGAGCTACCTAGTTTTCTGCAGCGAACGGCCTGA